One part of the Anaeromyxobacter sp. Fw109-5 genome encodes these proteins:
- a CDS encoding DUF2752 domain-containing protein, with protein MITSAVRWRRTSRFGHAEVFAIMGALSFLAARFLPLLSLPFVCPMRGLAGIPCATCGMTHAFVHLAHGEVASAVAASPLGAALAAAAWLFAALDLARAALGAPLPVPSERAARCAVALGLVALLGNWAFLVLRELRS; from the coding sequence GTGATCACGAGCGCGGTACGGTGGCGGCGGACCTCGCGCTTCGGGCACGCCGAGGTGTTCGCGATCATGGGCGCGCTGTCGTTCCTCGCGGCGCGGTTCCTCCCGCTGCTCTCGCTCCCGTTCGTCTGTCCGATGCGCGGGCTGGCCGGCATCCCCTGCGCCACGTGCGGCATGACCCACGCGTTCGTCCACCTCGCCCACGGCGAGGTCGCCTCCGCGGTCGCCGCGAGCCCGCTCGGCGCGGCGCTCGCCGCCGCGGCCTGGCTCTTCGCCGCGCTCGACCTCGCGCGCGCCGCGCTCGGCGCGCCCTTGCCCGTTCCCTCCGAGCGGGCGGCGCGCTGCGCGGTCGCGCTCGGGCTGGTGGCACTCCTCGGCAACTGGGCGTTCCTCGTCCTGCGGGAGCTCCGCTCGTGA
- a CDS encoding YIP1 family protein gives MIARCARCQGTFQTDTFGRQRCPHCGAELLLTDPNAPLPPAGAPPPPPEPAAPAEAAPEAAPPPPPGELPRAEAPAPEPAWMRGSKQPSWGAPPAPPEHAAPRGPELPPPPGPPPGGYGPGGGWGGPPGGGWGPPPGGGWGGPGGPGGPRGPQGPEQPAPFAERRQRGLVSSFFETWKLVALHPGAFFRRVRVDQPGAAVLFAVIAYTIGNIFQGFYSLATGSRVAEMLEAVAEGMPEEQARYVRMYVESLSGSSTVAQIVLAPLAAIIGVYLWSAIVHGILLLVRGAPRGFNATLTAVAYAFGLNLLLVVPGCGGLLALGWAAVAMIVGLGETQRCGPGKSTFAVLSPLLLIVICSCCAAAGLGFGGVLQGGTHSVSL, from the coding sequence ATGATCGCTCGCTGCGCGCGCTGCCAGGGCACCTTCCAGACCGACACCTTCGGGCGCCAGAGGTGCCCGCACTGCGGCGCGGAGCTGCTCCTCACCGATCCCAACGCGCCGCTGCCGCCCGCGGGCGCGCCGCCTCCCCCGCCTGAGCCCGCGGCTCCCGCCGAGGCGGCGCCGGAGGCCGCTCCCCCGCCGCCGCCCGGCGAGCTGCCCCGGGCCGAGGCCCCGGCGCCCGAGCCCGCGTGGATGCGCGGCTCGAAGCAGCCGTCCTGGGGCGCGCCGCCTGCGCCTCCGGAGCACGCCGCCCCGCGTGGCCCGGAGCTGCCGCCTCCGCCCGGGCCGCCCCCCGGCGGCTACGGACCTGGGGGCGGCTGGGGTGGCCCGCCGGGAGGAGGGTGGGGACCTCCCCCCGGAGGCGGCTGGGGTGGTCCCGGGGGCCCCGGCGGTCCGCGGGGCCCGCAGGGTCCCGAGCAGCCCGCCCCGTTCGCCGAGCGGCGCCAGCGCGGCCTCGTCTCCTCGTTCTTCGAGACCTGGAAGCTCGTGGCCCTGCACCCCGGCGCCTTCTTCCGGCGCGTGCGCGTGGACCAGCCCGGCGCCGCCGTGCTCTTCGCGGTGATCGCCTACACCATTGGTAACATCTTCCAGGGGTTCTACAGCCTCGCGACCGGGAGCCGCGTCGCGGAGATGCTCGAGGCCGTCGCGGAGGGCATGCCCGAGGAGCAGGCGCGCTACGTGCGCATGTACGTGGAGAGCCTGTCCGGCTCCTCGACGGTCGCGCAGATCGTGCTCGCGCCGCTCGCCGCGATCATCGGCGTCTACCTGTGGTCGGCCATCGTCCACGGCATCCTGCTCCTCGTCCGCGGGGCGCCGCGCGGGTTCAACGCCACGCTGACCGCGGTGGCGTACGCGTTCGGCCTGAACCTGCTGCTCGTGGTGCCCGGCTGCGGCGGGCTGCTCGCGCTCGGGTGGGCGGCGGTGGCCATGATCGTCGGGCTCGGGGAGACGCAGCGCTGCGGCCCCGGGAAGTCCACCTTCGCGGTGCTGTCCCCGCTCCTGCTGATCGTGATCTGCTCCTGCTGCGCCGCGGCCGGGCTCGGGTTCGGCGGGGTGCTGCAGGGCGGCACGCACTCGGTGAGCCTGTGA
- the nuoK gene encoding NADH-quinone oxidoreductase subunit NuoK — MVPVTWYLWLAAMLFTIGLSGVLLKRNALIVMMSVELMLNAANLTFLAFARQTGDVGGHAIAFFVIAVAAAEAAVGLAVVIAIYRTRGTVNIDEVRALHE; from the coding sequence ATGGTCCCCGTCACCTGGTATCTGTGGCTCGCCGCGATGCTCTTCACCATCGGGCTCTCCGGCGTCCTCCTCAAGCGCAACGCCCTCATCGTCATGATGAGCGTCGAGCTGATGCTCAACGCGGCGAACCTCACGTTCCTCGCGTTCGCCCGGCAGACGGGTGACGTGGGCGGCCACGCGATCGCCTTCTTCGTCATCGCGGTCGCGGCGGCCGAGGCGGCGGTCGGGCTCGCGGTGGTCATCGCCATCTACCGCACGCGCGGCACGGTGAACATCGACGAGGTCCGCGCGCTGCACGAGTGA
- a CDS encoding NADH-quinone oxidoreductase subunit J, which translates to METTAELVIFWIFAIPLLLTAMGVVVARNPVYAAMNLVAAFFFMAGIYVLLAAHLIALMQILVYAGAVMVLFLFVIMLLSTGEEHRERERRRVMQYVGAIGAVSLFAVLVAAIARVPDSAMGALAQPDRFGTVKAVGQVLYTEYLLPFEVTSLLLLVAIVGAVVVAKEKI; encoded by the coding sequence ATGGAGACCACGGCAGAGCTCGTCATCTTCTGGATCTTCGCGATCCCCCTCCTGCTCACCGCCATGGGCGTGGTCGTCGCGCGGAACCCGGTCTACGCCGCGATGAACCTCGTCGCCGCGTTCTTCTTCATGGCCGGGATCTACGTCCTCCTCGCGGCCCACCTCATCGCGCTCATGCAGATCCTGGTGTACGCGGGCGCGGTGATGGTGCTGTTCCTGTTCGTCATCATGCTGCTCTCGACGGGCGAGGAGCACCGCGAGCGCGAGCGCCGCAGGGTGATGCAGTACGTGGGCGCCATCGGCGCGGTGTCGCTCTTCGCGGTGCTCGTCGCCGCCATCGCCCGCGTGCCCGACAGCGCCATGGGCGCGCTCGCGCAGCCGGACCGCTTCGGCACCGTGAAGGCGGTCGGGCAGGTGCTCTACACCGAGTACCTCCTGCCCTTCGAGGTGACGAGCCTCCTGCTCCTCGTCGCCATCGTGGGCGCGGTGGTCGTCGCGAAGGAGAAGATCTGA
- the nuoF gene encoding NADH-quinone oxidoreductase subunit NuoF — protein MSETLILTRRWGKPDSAALRTYRADGGYAALDKALGMEPAAIVDEVKRSNLRGRGGAGFATGLKWTFLPKDIRPRYLTVNADESEPGTFKDRYIIEHDPHMLIEGIAITCYALDIHLAYVYIRGEFARQARILEAAIEEARAAGILGQRLLGKKDFDLDVFVHRGAGAYICGEESALLESLEGKKGYPRLKPPFPAVVGLWGKPTIINNVETIANVPWIVANGGDAFAGLGVGKSGGTRLFGVSGHVNRPGVFEKPVDYNLKKLIMEDCGGIPGGRKVKAVIPGGSSSPVLRGDEIDISLEFDAVKAAGSMSGSGGVIVFDDSTCMVRALARISKFYAEESCGQCTPCREGTSWMEGIVEKIEHGHGTAADVAKLEQIAGNIGGQTICALGDAASMPVQSFVKKFRDEFLRHVEERRCPFGDHGWGLDQSSRPALVGGVRY, from the coding sequence GTGAGCGAGACGCTCATCCTGACCCGACGCTGGGGGAAGCCCGACTCCGCCGCGCTCCGGACGTACCGGGCCGACGGCGGCTACGCCGCGCTCGACAAGGCGCTCGGCATGGAGCCGGCCGCCATCGTCGACGAGGTGAAGAGGTCGAACCTGCGCGGCCGCGGCGGCGCCGGCTTCGCCACCGGGCTCAAGTGGACCTTCCTCCCCAAGGACATCCGGCCCCGTTACCTCACGGTGAACGCGGACGAGTCCGAGCCGGGCACGTTCAAGGACCGCTACATCATCGAGCACGATCCCCACATGCTGATCGAGGGGATCGCCATCACCTGCTACGCCCTCGACATCCACCTCGCCTACGTCTACATCCGCGGCGAGTTCGCGCGGCAGGCGCGCATCCTCGAGGCGGCCATCGAGGAGGCGCGCGCGGCCGGGATCCTCGGGCAGCGGCTGCTCGGCAAGAAGGACTTCGACCTCGACGTCTTCGTGCACCGCGGCGCGGGCGCGTACATCTGCGGCGAGGAGTCGGCGCTGCTCGAGTCGCTCGAGGGCAAGAAGGGCTACCCCCGCCTGAAGCCGCCGTTCCCGGCGGTGGTCGGCCTGTGGGGCAAGCCCACCATCATCAACAACGTCGAGACCATCGCGAACGTCCCCTGGATCGTCGCGAACGGCGGCGACGCCTTCGCCGGGCTGGGCGTGGGCAAGTCGGGCGGCACGCGCCTGTTCGGCGTCTCCGGCCACGTGAACCGGCCGGGCGTGTTCGAGAAGCCGGTCGACTACAACCTGAAGAAGCTCATCATGGAGGACTGCGGCGGGATCCCCGGCGGCCGGAAGGTGAAGGCCGTCATCCCGGGCGGCTCCTCCTCGCCGGTGCTGCGCGGCGACGAGATCGACATCTCGCTCGAGTTCGACGCGGTGAAGGCGGCCGGCTCGATGTCCGGCTCCGGCGGCGTGATCGTCTTCGACGACTCGACCTGCATGGTCCGCGCGCTCGCCCGCATCTCCAAGTTCTACGCAGAGGAGAGCTGCGGGCAGTGCACCCCCTGCCGCGAGGGCACCTCGTGGATGGAGGGGATCGTCGAGAAGATCGAGCACGGCCACGGCACCGCGGCGGACGTCGCGAAGCTCGAGCAGATCGCCGGGAACATCGGCGGGCAGACCATCTGCGCGCTCGGCGACGCGGCCTCCATGCCGGTGCAGTCCTTCGTGAAGAAGTTCCGGGACGAGTTCCTCCGCCACGTCGAGGAGCGGCGCTGTCCGTTCGGCGACCACGGCTGGGGCCTCGACCAGTCCTCCCGCCCGGCCCTGGTCGGCGGGGTGAGGTACTAG
- a CDS encoding NAD(P)H-dependent oxidoreductase subunit E: MTNPPLVGTAEELPREKVEHFDRDLAEVLRRYPPDRKAAAMLPALRIGQEIFGYLTPAVQRLAADRLGTSPARAEEVATFYVMFNTRPIGRHLVEVCTNVSCCLTGGDRLFEYLKHKYGVTNGGTSQDGRVTLREVECLGACGTAPAMLVDEEMYERLDPKKVEEILGRLE, from the coding sequence ATGACGAATCCACCGCTCGTCGGGACGGCCGAAGAACTGCCGCGTGAAAAGGTCGAGCACTTCGACCGTGACCTCGCGGAAGTCCTTCGTCGCTACCCGCCCGATCGCAAGGCCGCGGCGATGCTGCCGGCCCTCCGAATCGGCCAGGAAATCTTCGGCTACCTCACCCCCGCCGTGCAGCGGCTCGCCGCCGACCGGCTCGGGACCTCTCCCGCCCGCGCGGAGGAGGTGGCCACGTTCTACGTGATGTTCAACACCAGGCCGATCGGCCGGCATCTCGTCGAGGTCTGCACCAACGTCTCGTGCTGCCTCACCGGCGGCGACCGGCTGTTCGAGTACCTCAAGCACAAGTACGGGGTGACGAACGGCGGGACGTCGCAGGACGGGCGCGTCACGCTGCGCGAGGTGGAGTGCCTCGGAGCCTGCGGCACCGCTCCGGCGATGCTGGTGGACGAGGAGATGTACGAGCGCCTCGACCCGAAGAAGGTCGAGGAGATCCTGGGGAGGCTCGAGTGA
- a CDS encoding TIGR02266 family protein, whose product MEIGREKRRDPRVPLVLRVDYPGMQQAVRDVTENVSAGGLFIRTDRDLREGDRVPLQVSFPGLLEPVEVEVEVVRRRPAGQDQARGVAVKVPVDRVDDRHKLARIAETARTGLGRAKRTYRVLVVEDNARVVEMYQYALRKLRSEGENGVDVAVEYAPNGHEALARLVEPPPIDLVMADLYMPVMDGFALVERMRADPALAGTPIVIISAGGPDARDRAAELGIDVYLQKPVQFADIIATVSTLLRIR is encoded by the coding sequence ATGGAAATCGGTCGAGAAAAACGTCGCGATCCGCGCGTCCCGCTCGTCCTGCGCGTCGACTATCCCGGCATGCAGCAAGCGGTCCGCGACGTGACGGAGAACGTCTCGGCGGGCGGCCTGTTCATCCGCACGGATCGCGATCTGCGCGAGGGCGACCGCGTCCCCTTGCAGGTCAGCTTCCCCGGGCTGCTCGAGCCGGTGGAGGTCGAGGTGGAGGTGGTGCGGCGCCGACCCGCCGGCCAGGACCAGGCGCGCGGCGTGGCGGTCAAGGTCCCGGTCGACCGGGTGGACGACCGGCACAAGCTCGCCCGCATCGCCGAGACCGCGCGCACCGGCCTCGGCCGGGCCAAGCGCACCTACCGCGTGCTCGTGGTCGAGGACAACGCGCGGGTGGTGGAGATGTACCAGTACGCCCTGCGCAAGCTGCGCTCCGAGGGCGAGAACGGCGTGGACGTGGCCGTGGAGTACGCGCCGAACGGCCACGAGGCGCTCGCCCGGCTCGTCGAGCCGCCGCCCATCGACCTCGTGATGGCCGACCTCTACATGCCGGTGATGGACGGGTTCGCGCTGGTCGAGCGCATGCGGGCGGATCCGGCGCTCGCCGGGACCCCCATCGTGATCATCAGCGCCGGCGGGCCGGACGCCCGCGATCGCGCGGCCGAGCTGGGCATCGACGTGTACCTCCAGAAGCCGGTGCAGTTCGCGGACATCATCGCGACGGTCAGCACGCTGCTTCGGATCCGCTGA
- a CDS encoding GNAT family N-acetyltransferase, with translation MSVIVVPADTPALRAQAFALRHAVFVEEQHVPVELERDEHDDGAFHAVALEDGRCVATGRLVRQPGGVGRVGRMAVERAARRRGIGEQILAALEARAIADGLAEIELHAQCYVEAFYARAGYRRAGEPFEEAGIAHVVMRKPLAR, from the coding sequence ATGAGCGTCATCGTCGTCCCCGCCGACACCCCCGCCCTGCGCGCGCAGGCGTTCGCGCTGCGCCACGCGGTGTTCGTCGAGGAGCAGCACGTGCCGGTCGAGCTCGAGCGCGACGAGCACGACGACGGCGCGTTCCACGCGGTCGCCCTCGAGGACGGGCGCTGCGTCGCCACCGGCAGGCTCGTCCGCCAGCCGGGCGGCGTCGGCCGCGTCGGACGGATGGCCGTCGAGCGCGCCGCTCGCCGGCGCGGCATCGGAGAGCAGATCCTCGCCGCGCTCGAGGCGCGGGCGATCGCCGACGGGCTCGCGGAGATCGAGCTGCACGCCCAGTGCTACGTGGAGGCGTTCTACGCGCGCGCGGGCTACCGGCGCGCCGGCGAGCCGTTCGAGGAGGCCGGCATCGCCCACGTGGTGATGCGCAAGCCGCTCGCGAGGTAG
- a CDS encoding HU family DNA-binding protein gives MTQAQFFQAVAEGAQLSKAQVRQVFQAVEDVVTKKLKGEGKIPLGGLGAVKLVDRKARIGRNPATGEQIKIPARTAIKITPAKGLKDIFNKKGKK, from the coding sequence ATGACGCAGGCTCAGTTCTTCCAGGCGGTGGCCGAGGGCGCGCAGCTGTCGAAGGCCCAGGTCCGTCAGGTGTTCCAGGCGGTCGAGGATGTCGTGACGAAGAAGCTGAAGGGCGAGGGGAAGATCCCGCTCGGCGGCCTCGGCGCGGTGAAGCTCGTGGACCGCAAGGCCCGCATCGGCCGCAACCCGGCGACGGGCGAGCAGATCAAGATCCCGGCGCGCACCGCGATCAAGATCACGCCCGCCAAGGGCCTGAAGGACATCTTCAACAAGAAGGGCAAGAAGTAG
- the purF gene encoding amidophosphoribosyltransferase yields the protein MGYDAVYDKMKDECGVFGIWALGQSEEAANYAYLGLHALQHRGQESAGIVATDGETLHVHRDMGLVADIFTAEVIQRLKGGAAIGHVRYSTAGGSHVKNAQPLAVQYAGGAVAVAHNGNLVNAEALRADLERDGSIFQASTDTEVIVHLLARARAPGPAGSVEQLVGAVREALWRVSGAYSILFLTPKALVAARDPMGFRPLVLGKLKGSWVVASETTALDLIEAEYVREVEPGELVVLDGDGLRSERLFPAQPPSRLGRCVFEHIYFARPDTVLFGKSVYEVRHAFGRKLAEEHPVPADLVIPVPDSGVPAAIGYAERSGIPFAMGLVRSHYVGRTFIEPQQSIRHFGVKLKLNALRGVLAGKRVVVVDDSVVRGTTSRKIVKMIRAAGAKEVHLRISSPPTAWPCYYGIDTPTRQELIASTHSVEEIATYVTADSLGYLSQPGLYAAIGEDRSTFCDACFSGEYLVAFPKRTPAPPLRVVGS from the coding sequence ATGGGGTACGACGCCGTCTACGACAAGATGAAGGACGAGTGCGGGGTCTTCGGGATCTGGGCGCTCGGCCAGTCCGAAGAGGCGGCCAACTACGCCTACCTGGGGCTGCACGCCCTCCAGCACCGCGGCCAGGAGTCGGCCGGCATCGTCGCCACCGACGGCGAGACCCTGCACGTCCACCGGGACATGGGGCTCGTCGCGGACATCTTCACCGCCGAGGTCATCCAGCGGCTCAAGGGCGGCGCGGCCATCGGTCACGTCCGCTACTCGACGGCGGGCGGCTCGCACGTGAAGAACGCGCAGCCGCTCGCGGTGCAGTACGCGGGCGGCGCGGTGGCGGTCGCGCACAACGGCAACCTCGTGAACGCCGAGGCGCTGCGCGCCGACCTCGAGCGCGACGGCTCCATCTTCCAGGCCTCGACCGACACCGAGGTGATCGTCCACCTGCTCGCCCGCGCGCGCGCCCCCGGCCCGGCCGGCTCGGTCGAGCAGCTCGTCGGCGCCGTGCGCGAGGCGCTCTGGCGCGTGTCGGGCGCGTACTCGATCCTGTTCCTCACCCCGAAGGCGCTCGTCGCCGCGCGCGATCCGATGGGCTTCCGCCCGCTCGTGCTCGGCAAGCTGAAGGGGAGCTGGGTGGTCGCGAGCGAGACCACCGCCCTCGACCTCATCGAGGCGGAGTACGTCCGGGAGGTCGAGCCGGGCGAGCTGGTCGTCCTGGACGGCGACGGGCTCCGCAGCGAGCGGCTCTTCCCGGCCCAGCCGCCGTCGCGCCTCGGCCGCTGCGTGTTCGAGCACATCTACTTCGCCCGCCCGGACACCGTGCTCTTCGGCAAGTCGGTCTACGAGGTGCGCCACGCCTTCGGCAGGAAGCTCGCCGAGGAGCACCCCGTCCCCGCCGACCTCGTCATCCCGGTCCCGGACTCCGGCGTCCCCGCCGCCATCGGCTACGCCGAGCGCTCGGGGATCCCCTTCGCCATGGGGCTCGTCCGCTCCCACTACGTCGGCCGGACCTTCATCGAGCCGCAGCAGTCGATCCGCCACTTCGGCGTGAAGCTGAAGCTGAACGCGCTGCGCGGCGTGCTCGCCGGCAAGCGCGTGGTGGTGGTGGACGACTCGGTGGTGCGCGGCACGACGAGCCGCAAGATCGTGAAGATGATCCGCGCGGCGGGCGCGAAGGAGGTCCACCTCCGCATCAGCTCGCCGCCCACCGCCTGGCCCTGCTACTACGGCATCGACACGCCCACGCGGCAGGAGCTCATCGCGAGCACGCACTCGGTGGAAGAGATCGCGACCTACGTCACCGCGGACTCGCTCGGCTACCTGTCGCAGCCCGGCCTCTACGCCGCCATCGGCGAGGACCGCTCCACCTTCTGCGACGCCTGCTTCTCCGGCGAGTACCTCGTCGCGTTCCCGAAGCGCACCCCGGCGCCGCCGCTGCGGGTCGTCGGCTCCTGA
- a CDS encoding neutral/alkaline non-lysosomal ceramidase N-terminal domain-containing protein → MGAAEFTLPAEAPIAGFPRLRWASEGVREPVGARALVLAAPGCRVALVSAELLVVPAELEEAVRGRVEDLGLDGLVVAATHTHAGPGGYWRNLLGERIGAAPFEPRMREAIVAGLADAVRRAAGAVGPAELWIARGTVEPLVRNRGGGAEEGRLLAVRLARPGGAPLAELAVLAAHPTTLGKKNRLISGDWPGRFLHDPAARAGVRLFFQGALGDQSVTLPEGGPVAPERYAEAVSREVNALRFERAAAPALGFAAAEVALPALAPGALPSLLRAAAHNLAGGALPAEARVAALRLGPAVLALVPGEPVAEVGAAWRAEAGAGVELVSLAGGYVGYVETPEQLEARRGEAVRTYYGPELAARLGHGLAAAVKAARTEPAARGAAARPAGARAEPAARAGSAR, encoded by the coding sequence GTGGGAGCGGCCGAGTTCACCCTTCCGGCGGAGGCGCCCATCGCCGGCTTCCCTCGGCTGCGCTGGGCGAGCGAGGGCGTGCGCGAGCCGGTCGGCGCGCGCGCGCTCGTCCTCGCCGCGCCCGGGTGCCGGGTGGCGCTCGTCTCGGCGGAGCTGCTCGTCGTGCCGGCGGAGCTCGAGGAGGCGGTCCGCGGCCGCGTCGAGGACCTCGGGCTCGATGGCCTCGTCGTCGCCGCGACGCACACGCACGCGGGACCGGGCGGCTACTGGCGGAACCTGCTCGGCGAGCGCATCGGCGCGGCGCCCTTCGAGCCTCGCATGCGTGAGGCGATCGTGGCGGGCCTCGCCGACGCCGTGCGGCGCGCGGCCGGGGCGGTCGGGCCGGCGGAGCTCTGGATCGCGCGGGGCACGGTGGAGCCCCTCGTGCGGAACCGCGGCGGCGGGGCGGAGGAAGGGCGGCTCCTCGCGGTGCGGCTCGCGCGGCCGGGAGGCGCGCCGCTCGCGGAGCTGGCGGTCCTCGCCGCGCACCCGACCACGCTCGGCAAGAAGAACCGGCTCATCTCCGGCGACTGGCCGGGGCGGTTCCTCCACGATCCGGCGGCGCGCGCCGGGGTGCGGCTCTTCTTCCAGGGCGCGCTCGGCGATCAGTCCGTCACGCTGCCGGAGGGCGGGCCGGTCGCGCCGGAGCGCTACGCCGAGGCCGTGTCACGAGAGGTGAACGCGCTCCGCTTCGAGCGCGCCGCCGCCCCCGCCCTCGGCTTCGCCGCCGCGGAGGTGGCGCTCCCTGCCCTCGCGCCCGGCGCGCTGCCGTCGCTCCTCCGCGCCGCCGCGCACAACCTGGCCGGCGGCGCGCTGCCCGCCGAGGCGCGGGTCGCGGCGCTCCGGCTCGGGCCGGCGGTGCTCGCGCTCGTCCCCGGCGAGCCGGTGGCGGAGGTGGGCGCGGCGTGGCGCGCCGAGGCCGGCGCGGGCGTGGAGCTCGTCTCGCTCGCCGGCGGGTACGTGGGCTACGTGGAGACGCCCGAGCAGCTCGAGGCGCGGCGCGGCGAGGCGGTGCGCACCTACTACGGACCGGAGCTCGCGGCGCGGCTCGGCCACGGGCTCGCGGCGGCGGTGAAGGCCGCGCGGACGGAGCCGGCCGCGCGCGGTGCGGCGGCGAGGCCGGCCGGGGCGCGCGCCGAGCCGGCGGCGCGCGCGGGCAGCGCGCGCTGA
- a CDS encoding thioesterase family protein: MDRFTQTFTVRWGDCDMNGHVRNTMYSEYAIETRMAYLTEHGFGYEQLAAHMIGPVLLREEIDYQREIRAGETVTVDLVVLGLSPEGGKWRFRQDLFRPNGKQAARVVVLGGWMDLRTRHLVPAPAALGEAIGNLPRAPEFQELPPLGSSRK, encoded by the coding sequence ATGGACCGCTTCACCCAGACCTTCACCGTCCGCTGGGGCGACTGCGACATGAACGGGCACGTGCGGAACACCATGTACAGCGAGTACGCCATCGAGACGCGCATGGCGTACCTGACCGAGCACGGCTTCGGCTACGAGCAGCTCGCCGCGCACATGATCGGCCCGGTGCTGCTCCGCGAGGAGATCGACTACCAGCGCGAGATCCGCGCGGGCGAGACGGTGACGGTCGATCTCGTGGTGCTCGGCCTCTCCCCGGAGGGCGGCAAGTGGAGGTTCCGGCAGGATCTCTTCAGGCCGAACGGCAAGCAGGCCGCGCGCGTCGTCGTGCTGGGCGGCTGGATGGACCTGCGCACCCGCCACCTCGTGCCCGCGCCGGCCGCGCTGGGCGAGGCCATCGGAAACCTGCCCAGGGCACCCGAGTTCCAGGAGCTGCCGCCGCTCGGGTCGTCGCGCAAGTAG
- a CDS encoding PEGA domain-containing protein: MTGRRLLAVAAALLALRATAAERLGVVAVADPPAGPDADLAELGHQLRAACRDRIGGVEDVPTMRARLLGQASNATLSELDRAYGGALAVYQNGEFESSVRTLRAIVEDLESIPESDEAYRQWTRALQRLAHAAATIGMDRDALAALTKLARTEPTLQPDPDQYSPGYRRRFEEVKAKVRALPRRRLTVLAEGKPGVVYVNGRNMGPSPVSVSLPTGTYRVGGAADGLRVPSFTVDLQDEDRTVVLDFALAESLRVNAGPGLALAAAHRAYGIIRAGAWLGVDKLVVATRVEEGGAQFLLGSIYDVRRGALLREGSVRMVAGSVPAVNLGALASFLLTGQSSRDVKDRTPDVPRTPPARLVAAAPEATKPARPERPPPERKAEAASPAATAATRAPGAVESAGPAGGVTRPASSASPEPSARPSLVFAPPPASSSEPLAGPFAARRPAPAWMRPTAIGSGVAAVALAALAVQQGMAASSASSEADAMLDGEVFRPGADRTRYAQLRADADGARRNTYVSAGFAAAFATAAGVLGWMSWDRSPDPGSLVAFRF, from the coding sequence GTGACGGGGCGGCGGCTCCTCGCGGTCGCGGCCGCCCTGCTCGCCCTCCGGGCGACCGCGGCCGAGCGGCTCGGCGTCGTGGCCGTCGCCGATCCGCCGGCGGGTCCGGACGCGGACCTGGCCGAGCTCGGGCACCAGCTCCGCGCCGCCTGCCGGGATCGGATCGGCGGGGTGGAGGACGTCCCCACGATGCGCGCGCGGCTGCTGGGGCAGGCGTCCAACGCGACGCTCTCCGAGCTGGACCGCGCCTACGGCGGGGCGCTGGCCGTGTACCAGAACGGTGAGTTCGAGAGCTCCGTGCGGACGCTGCGCGCGATCGTCGAGGACCTGGAGAGCATCCCGGAGAGCGACGAGGCCTACCGGCAGTGGACGCGGGCGCTGCAGCGGCTCGCGCACGCGGCCGCCACCATCGGGATGGATCGCGACGCGCTCGCCGCCCTCACGAAGCTCGCCCGCACCGAGCCGACGCTCCAGCCGGATCCGGACCAGTACTCGCCGGGCTACCGGAGGCGGTTCGAGGAGGTGAAGGCGAAGGTCCGCGCGCTGCCGAGGCGGCGCCTGACGGTGCTCGCCGAGGGCAAGCCGGGCGTCGTCTACGTCAACGGCCGCAACATGGGGCCGTCGCCGGTGTCGGTCTCGCTGCCCACCGGGACCTACCGGGTGGGCGGCGCGGCGGACGGGCTCCGCGTCCCGAGCTTCACGGTGGATCTCCAGGACGAGGATCGCACGGTGGTGCTGGACTTCGCGCTCGCCGAGTCGCTGCGGGTGAACGCGGGGCCGGGGCTCGCCCTCGCGGCCGCGCACCGGGCCTACGGCATCATCCGCGCGGGCGCCTGGCTCGGGGTGGACAAGCTCGTCGTGGCGACGCGCGTGGAGGAGGGAGGGGCGCAGTTCCTGCTCGGCTCCATCTACGACGTGCGCCGCGGGGCCCTCCTGCGCGAGGGGAGCGTCAGGATGGTGGCGGGCAGCGTGCCCGCCGTGAACCTGGGCGCGCTGGCGTCGTTCCTGCTCACTGGCCAGTCGTCGCGCGACGTGAAGGATCGGACACCGGACGTCCCGCGCACGCCGCCCGCCAGGCTCGTCGCCGCTGCGCCTGAGGCGACGAAGCCGGCCCGCCCCGAGCGGCCACCGCCGGAGCGCAAGGCCGAGGCCGCCTCGCCTGCCGCGACCGCGGCGACCCGCGCGCCGGGCGCGGTCGAGTCGGCTGGCCCCGCGGGCGGCGTGACCCGCCCCGCCTCCAGCGCGTCGCCCGAGCCTTCGGCGCGCCCGTCGCTCGTGTTCGCCCCGCCCCCCGCCTCGTCGAGCGAGCCGCTGGCCGGCCCGTTCGCCGCGAGGCGGCCCGCTCCCGCGTGGATGCGCCCGACCGCGATCGGCTCGGGCGTCGCAGCCGTCGCGCTCGCCGCGCTCGCCGTCCAGCAAGGCATGGCGGCGTCGAGCGCCTCCAGCGAGGCGGACGCGATGCTCGACGGCGAAGTCTTCCGTCCCGGCGCCGATCGGACGCGCTACGCACAGCTCCGCGCCGACGCGGACGGCGCCCGCAGGAACACCTACGTCTCCGCGGGCTTCGCCGCCGCCTTCGCCACGGCCGCCGGCGTGCTCGGCTGGATGTCCTGGGATCGATCCCCGGATCCGGGATCGCTCGTCGCCTTCCGCTTCTGA